In Acidobacteriota bacterium, a genomic segment contains:
- a CDS encoding type 1 glutamine amidotransferase, with amino-acid sequence MSPRALLLQARHQDDPARPREARSFADYSGLPEHRLECHDLLTGPPSLARVRSFDLLLIGGSGEFYVSKGHLPHQERLFDLLRDITAVGHPTFASCFGYQCLVEALGGKIVHDPESLEVGTKTLELTTAGQDDPLFRQLPARFRAQMGRKDRAVELPSGYVNLASSELCPQQGFRVPGQAIWASQFHPELDGDENRRRFERYLEGYAAAMSREEREEALASFHPSPEANTLLRAFMDLVFPISQGG; translated from the coding sequence ATGAGCCCACGCGCCCTGCTCCTGCAAGCCCGTCATCAAGACGATCCAGCGCGCCCGCGCGAGGCTCGCTCCTTCGCCGACTACAGCGGCCTGCCGGAACACCGGCTCGAGTGCCACGATCTCCTCACCGGCCCCCCCAGCCTGGCGCGGGTGCGTTCCTTCGATCTCTTGCTGATCGGCGGCAGCGGCGAGTTCTACGTCTCGAAAGGTCACCTTCCGCACCAAGAGCGGCTCTTCGACCTGCTGCGCGACATCACCGCCGTCGGCCATCCGACCTTCGCTTCGTGCTTCGGCTACCAGTGCCTGGTCGAGGCTCTCGGCGGCAAGATCGTGCACGATCCGGAAAGCCTCGAAGTCGGTACCAAGACCCTCGAGCTGACCACCGCCGGCCAGGACGATCCGCTCTTCCGCCAGCTCCCAGCGCGTTTCCGGGCGCAGATGGGGCGCAAAGATCGCGCCGTCGAGCTGCCTTCCGGCTACGTCAACCTGGCCTCCAGCGAGCTCTGTCCCCAGCAGGGATTCCGGGTGCCCGGCCAAGCCATCTGGGCCAGCCAGTTCCACCCCGAGCTCGACGGCGATGAAAACCGACGGCGCTTCGAGCGCTACCTCGAAGGCTACGCCGCCGCCATGAGCCGCGAAGAGCGCGAAGAAGCCCTCGCCAGCTTCCACCCCAGTCCCGAGGCCAACACCCTTCTGCGCGCCT